The proteins below come from a single Thermopolyspora flexuosa genomic window:
- a CDS encoding ARPP-2 domain-containing protein yields the protein MIDLTGLYTRPAQTWGALRLVPLVRPKPIRDLRLSPLVYGDDEPSVVTLPDKTLYIAYIPHAFVASWTGDGTPAAAYGTQFEQRPAQAVPIRFRRMARRIDTNRLRFLPLHLALEGYLALHFGGPAIAWEEWTRYAVTRGLSPRAEAAYRGELIPDLEEALRVFEIHPGQCGLLLYAGDTLAAAFVVPHPEDYRILHPTLIHDLYGELVYQYARLYPARDWPLTIDETRLVSLTHLRNEVARLEREWAEFHDTVMAADLLRSPHHEQVVHRMGRYTLRRFLPSFERHRENHIGELITDESGHLAYLKTFRLSESQTRRGHLLTTLAYHDWHLPATALGISVEELGRRLERAGFGYLLRAEILGAYRKGSSRSV from the coding sequence ATGATCGACCTCACCGGGCTGTACACCCGCCCCGCGCAGACCTGGGGCGCGCTGCGCCTCGTGCCGCTGGTCCGCCCCAAGCCCATCCGCGACCTGCGGCTCAGCCCACTCGTCTACGGCGACGACGAGCCGTCCGTGGTGACCCTGCCGGACAAGACGCTCTACATCGCCTACATCCCGCACGCGTTCGTCGCGTCCTGGACCGGCGACGGCACCCCCGCCGCCGCGTACGGCACCCAGTTCGAGCAGCGGCCCGCGCAGGCCGTTCCCATCCGGTTCCGCCGCATGGCCCGGCGCATCGACACCAACCGGCTGCGGTTCCTCCCCCTGCACCTGGCGTTGGAGGGCTACCTCGCCCTCCACTTCGGCGGCCCGGCCATCGCCTGGGAGGAGTGGACCAGGTACGCGGTGACCCGCGGCCTGTCCCCGCGCGCCGAGGCGGCGTACCGCGGCGAGCTGATCCCCGACCTCGAGGAGGCGCTGCGGGTCTTCGAGATCCACCCCGGCCAGTGCGGCCTGCTGCTCTACGCCGGCGACACCCTCGCCGCCGCCTTCGTCGTCCCCCACCCGGAGGACTACCGCATCCTCCACCCGACCCTCATCCACGACCTGTACGGCGAGCTCGTCTACCAGTACGCCCGCCTCTACCCGGCCCGGGACTGGCCGCTGACCATCGACGAGACCCGGCTCGTGTCACTGACCCACCTGCGCAACGAGGTCGCCCGCCTCGAACGCGAATGGGCCGAGTTCCATGACACCGTCATGGCCGCCGACCTGCTCCGCTCCCCGCACCACGAGCAGGTCGTCCACCGCATGGGCCGCTACACCCTCCGCCGCTTCCTCCCGTCCTTCGAGCGCCACCGCGAAAACCACATCGGCGAGCTGATCACCGACGAGTCCGGCCACCTCGCCTACCTCAAAACCTTCCGCCTCTCCGAGTCCCAGACCCGCCGCGGCCACCTCCTCACCACCCTCGCCTACCACGACTGGCACCTCCCGGCCACGGCTCTCGGCATCTCCGTGGAGGAACTGGGCCGTCGCCTGGAACGGGCCGGATTCGGCTACCTGCTCCGGGCGGAGATCCTCGGCGCCTACCGCAAGGGTTCCTCCAGATCAGTCTGA
- a CDS encoding ABC transporter permease, whose translation MKTVFTVRREQHIHKRLRVGGVAVGAVLAAVCAPTLAFVLIVTVVLCAIGVAAAGVYPAAPELLLLAGILASITMSLLGVWITRFARTAESIQLIGFIPLFLLVFGSGAMIPLEFMADRFAQVVWFSPLAPLVDLFRAAYFGADFFGGRVTQVPPLDRLELWTAALPALGVSLAWALISCHLVRSVPWTARRT comes from the coding sequence GTGAAGACGGTGTTCACGGTCCGCCGGGAACAGCACATCCACAAGCGGCTGCGGGTCGGCGGCGTCGCCGTCGGCGCCGTGCTCGCGGCCGTGTGCGCCCCCACCCTGGCCTTCGTCCTCATCGTGACCGTCGTGCTCTGCGCCATCGGCGTCGCGGCGGCCGGTGTGTACCCCGCGGCACCGGAACTGCTCCTGCTCGCCGGGATCCTGGCGTCGATCACCATGTCCCTGCTCGGCGTCTGGATCACCCGCTTCGCGAGGACCGCCGAGAGCATTCAGCTCATCGGTTTCATCCCGCTGTTCCTCCTGGTCTTCGGCAGCGGGGCGATGATCCCGCTGGAGTTCATGGCGGACCGGTTCGCCCAGGTGGTCTGGTTCAGCCCGCTCGCGCCCCTGGTGGACCTGTTCCGGGCCGCGTACTTCGGCGCCGACTTCTTCGGCGGCCGGGTGACCCAGGTGCCGCCGCTCGACCGTCTGGAACTCTGGACGGCCGCCCTCCCGGCCCTCGGCGTATCCCTGGCCTGGGCGCTCATCTCCTGCCACCTGGTGCGGTCCGTGCCCTGGACGGCCCGCCGTACCTGA
- a CDS encoding HAD family hydrolase, with protein sequence MGANRLVLWDIDHTLIETGGVGREVFAAAFHAVTGTPMVRMTTAAGKTELAFFRETLELHGLSPARFSFARFARLMACGYHERSHDLLACGRVLPGAVGALRALARVPGIAQSVLTGNARPTTEAKLKIFGLDRHVDLDIGAYGDDDAVRAALVPIAQRRAGRKLGQAFSRDSTLLIGDTPADVIAGRDGGARVIAVASGESGLADLKEAGADVVLRDLTDTGALLDAIHTLLPTSA encoded by the coding sequence TTGGGCGCCAACCGGCTCGTGCTCTGGGACATCGACCACACGTTGATCGAGACGGGAGGCGTGGGACGGGAGGTGTTCGCCGCGGCGTTCCACGCGGTGACGGGAACGCCGATGGTGCGCATGACGACGGCCGCAGGCAAGACCGAGCTGGCGTTCTTCCGCGAGACGCTGGAGCTGCACGGCCTTTCGCCGGCGCGGTTCTCGTTCGCACGGTTCGCGCGGCTCATGGCGTGCGGCTACCACGAGCGGTCGCACGATCTGCTGGCGTGTGGCCGGGTCCTTCCGGGTGCGGTCGGCGCGCTTCGGGCGCTGGCCCGGGTACCGGGGATCGCCCAGTCCGTGCTGACCGGCAACGCCAGGCCCACGACCGAGGCGAAGCTGAAGATCTTCGGCCTCGACCGCCACGTCGACCTCGACATCGGAGCCTACGGGGACGACGACGCCGTACGGGCGGCCCTCGTGCCGATCGCGCAGCGCCGGGCGGGCCGCAAACTCGGGCAGGCGTTCTCCCGGGACTCGACCCTGCTCATTGGCGACACCCCGGCGGACGTGATCGCCGGACGGGACGGCGGGGCGAGGGTGATCGCCGTCGCGTCGGGAGAAAGCGGTCTCGCCGATCTCAAGGAGGCCGGAGCCGATGTCGTGCTGCGCGACCTCACCGACACCGGCGCGCTGCTCGACGCGATCCACACGCTGTTGCCCACATCTGCCTGA
- a CDS encoding thiopeptide maturation pyridine synthase, translating into MTTPHRPGPATAWHCVHVYYHADQDPLLLDAVRPLFDEIRDSVAAAYVLRHWRQGPHLRINVRAERSVWEDRVRPRVYEVIGAYLRDHPSTARLDPEQSLPRHRLLALREQEHGPLTPWPPDNSICDMPFDSRRHVLGSDAAVELLTSFYSDSTPLLFAMLDHVRAGRDTKPDLAMSLMLTVAHTSRPITQSFVSFRSHSEGYLTWAADPPAARAAFDRHYEERREAYTARVRDVIGTLDDPARPAAPFVREWAALLAEYRHRAGALIERGELVQPMPRPEPSPPRLGDIPVPSREPGELHRLIFNSPAYRRDVFEHPDFLRYRVLLNYTYLHLTRLGLTPLERFRLCHVIANAVEEVYGVSAIDLIRRSIAALEA; encoded by the coding sequence GTGACCACCCCGCACCGTCCCGGCCCGGCGACGGCCTGGCACTGCGTGCACGTCTACTACCACGCGGACCAGGACCCCCTGCTGCTCGACGCGGTCCGGCCGCTGTTCGACGAGATCCGCGACAGCGTGGCGGCGGCGTACGTGCTGCGGCACTGGCGGCAGGGGCCGCACCTGCGGATCAACGTCCGGGCCGAGCGCTCGGTCTGGGAGGACCGGGTACGGCCCCGCGTCTACGAGGTGATCGGCGCGTACCTGCGCGACCACCCCTCGACGGCGCGGCTCGACCCCGAACAGAGCCTGCCCCGGCACCGGCTGCTCGCGCTGCGGGAGCAGGAGCACGGCCCGCTCACCCCGTGGCCGCCCGACAACTCCATCTGTGACATGCCGTTCGACTCGCGCCGGCACGTGCTCGGCAGCGACGCGGCCGTGGAGCTGCTCACCTCGTTCTACAGCGACTCCACGCCGCTGCTGTTCGCCATGCTCGACCACGTGCGCGCCGGACGGGACACCAAGCCGGACCTGGCGATGAGCCTCATGCTCACCGTGGCGCACACCTCCCGCCCCATCACCCAGAGCTTCGTCTCCTTCCGCTCGCACTCCGAGGGCTACCTCACCTGGGCCGCCGACCCGCCCGCGGCCCGTGCCGCGTTCGACCGCCACTACGAGGAGCGGCGGGAGGCGTACACCGCGCGGGTACGGGACGTGATCGGCACGCTCGACGACCCGGCCCGCCCCGCCGCGCCGTTCGTGCGCGAGTGGGCGGCCCTGCTCGCGGAGTATCGCCACCGCGCGGGCGCGCTCATCGAGCGCGGCGAACTGGTCCAGCCGATGCCCAGGCCGGAGCCGTCCCCGCCGCGGCTCGGCGACATCCCCGTACCGTCGCGCGAGCCCGGCGAGCTCCACCGTCTCATCTTCAACAGCCCCGCCTACCGGCGGGACGTCTTCGAGCATCCCGACTTCCTGCGCTACCGGGTGCTGCTCAACTACACCTACCTCCACCTCACCCGCCTGGGACTGACCCCGCTCGAGCGGTTCCGCCTGTGCCACGTCATCGCGAACGCCGTTGAGGAGGTCTACGGGGTGTCGGCGATCGACCTGATCCGGCGTTCGATCGCCGCACTCGAGGCGTGA
- a CDS encoding lantibiotic dehydratase C-terminal domain-containing protein, with protein sequence MTAAGPRGWVSAHLFHYGDLDALIGAVVAPVVRAVGAREHFFLRYWEGGQHVRLRIRPPGAGERARVRDLIDRTAAAYFAEHPSSPPIDADTYRAFAAVVARGERLERYDDRLHPTDSVEYIAYRPEHSAYGDDACIAAVERHFTDSSVLALRVLGAGTPPGRRAAIGLAALTLTLAVCEPDLAAAATRLAAAEDPGGWPGEDDYRRRRDALREQTRGLWDLAGRATAGADGGADVLAAWCVSMRELRDTLDPLHAAGRCRPSNPGSPHVFLAMALPQRRRTVPAILLRCAHLFHNRLGLTLDVERHLSYLLARTLVDLADPGRQP encoded by the coding sequence GTGACCGCCGCCGGGCCGCGCGGGTGGGTGAGCGCCCACCTGTTCCACTACGGCGACCTGGACGCGCTGATCGGCGCGGTGGTCGCGCCCGTGGTACGGGCCGTGGGTGCGCGGGAGCACTTCTTCCTGCGCTACTGGGAGGGCGGCCAGCACGTCCGGCTGCGCATCAGGCCACCCGGCGCCGGCGAGCGCGCACGCGTCCGCGACCTGATCGACCGTACGGCGGCGGCCTACTTCGCCGAGCACCCGTCCAGCCCGCCCATCGACGCCGACACCTACCGCGCGTTCGCCGCGGTGGTCGCCCGCGGGGAACGCCTGGAGCGCTACGACGACCGGCTGCACCCCACCGACTCGGTCGAGTACATCGCCTACCGGCCCGAACACTCCGCCTACGGCGACGACGCCTGCATCGCCGCCGTGGAGCGCCACTTCACCGACTCCAGCGTGCTCGCGCTCCGCGTCCTCGGCGCGGGCACACCGCCGGGCCGCCGCGCGGCGATCGGCCTCGCCGCGCTCACCCTCACCCTCGCGGTGTGCGAGCCCGACCTGGCGGCCGCCGCCACCCGGCTCGCCGCCGCCGAGGACCCCGGCGGATGGCCCGGCGAGGACGACTACCGGCGCCGGCGGGACGCCCTGCGCGAACAGACCCGCGGCCTGTGGGACCTGGCCGGCCGCGCGACGGCCGGGGCGGACGGCGGCGCGGACGTGCTCGCCGCGTGGTGCGTGTCCATGCGCGAGCTGCGCGACACGCTCGACCCGCTGCACGCCGCGGGCCGATGCCGCCCGTCGAACCCCGGATCGCCCCACGTGTTCCTGGCGATGGCGCTGCCCCAGCGACGGCGGACCGTGCCCGCGATCCTGCTGCGCTGCGCGCACCTGTTCCACAACCGGCTGGGGCTGACCCTCGACGTCGAGCGTCACCTCTCTTACCTGCTCGCCCGCACCCTCGTCGACCTCGCGGACCCTGGGAGGCAACCGTGA